The Chryseobacterium indologenes genomic sequence AATATACACCTCAATTAATCTTCAACGTATTGATGTTTTGCTGCTTTCATTCCAAAGTACAACATCAGAACCACTGAGAGGCTCAAAAAATAAAATGAGCTTTCCCAGGAAAGATCCCAATCATGAAGTTTCCCAAAAACAGGAGGCCCAAATGCTGCAATAAGATAACCGACAGACTGTGCCATTCCCGATATTTTTACGGCATTGATGCTGCTTTTTGTTCTTATAGAAAAGAATAATATGGATAAGCTGAAAGACAAACCATTCGCTATCCCGATAATGACAGCATTGACGTAAATCCATTGCGATTTCATAAAGACAAACATCATCGTGCTTCCAAACATTAAAGCACAGATAAAAAGGATCATTATTCTCTGATCTTTCATTTTATTGGCAATAAGCGGACAAAAGAAAGTAACAGGAATCATTGTAATCTGAATAACAAACAGCACCCATCCCGAGCTTTCACCCTGCATATTATAATCCGCTAAAAATGAGGGTAACCACGCTACAAGACAATAGTAAAATAAAGATTGAAGCCCCATAAATGCACTGATATTCCAGGCTTGGGAAGATGTAAACATATTAAAATCCGAAGTGCTCAAAGCTGTTTTGGGCTGATCAGTATTTTTTTGTTTACTATAAATTCAATAAGTAGTACCAGAAATCCCAAGGCAGCGATCACCAGCCAGATTCCTAAAGAACCCCGCCACCCAAAACCGGTCCATTCGCCGATCTTAACACTGAATCCCGAAGCCAATGCAGCGGTAAGATTCATTGATACGGCAAAGACACCTGTCATTAAAGCAATTTGTTTCGGGAAATTATTTTTAACATAACCCGGTGTCACTACATTTCCAATGCATATTCCAAGCCCGATGAATACAGACCCCACAAATAATAACCATTGGGAACCCAATATCCGCAGAAATAAACCAAAACCTAAAATAAGTAAAGAATACATTAAAAGCTTACTTATTCCAAATGTATTTGAAAACCTGCTCACTAACACAGAACACACCGCAAACATAAAGAGTGGAATAGAGGTGAGCAGACTCACCTGAAAGTTATCCAGCTTCAACGCATCCCTCACATCACCCAGAACAGGAGAAACCGCCACGATAGGTGAACGAAGATTACTGGAAATAAGGATAACAACCAGAACATTAATAATTAATAAAACATAAGAAACATTTTTTCGAACTTCATTCTTCATCATAATAAAAACTTTTCTACAAAATTAAGACAGTAATTTTGTTTAATTTTGCCAAAGTTTTAACTTCAAACGACATGAATGCCAACGACAGCATAGCCATTGATGAATTGAAAAAACCTTATTTTGTATGGTTTGAAGAAAACTGGATCCATGATAATATCCTTCATCAGCATCAAAAAGGTCAGCTGGTCTATGTGGAAAGTGGTTTTCAGTACATAACTATTGAAGAAAAAAAATACCTGCTCCCTCAAAACCATGCTGCCTGGATTCCCCCGAATGCTATCCATAAAACCAATTCACATTCTGAAAAAATCAAATTGATGATTATGTTTGCAGAAGTTGACAGCAAAGAGCCGTTTTTTCAGGAAGTAAACGTTTTTTCGGTTCCGCCGGTTTTAAAGGAAATGATAAAATATTCAGAAAAATGGTCTAAACTGATGACAAAAGACCATCACGAAACTGTGTTTTTGCAAGCTCTTTTCAATGAATTACCGCGTTTTGCCGAGTATTCTCTTAAACTTCACATCATTCTTCCCAAAGATAAACGCCTGACTCATGTTATCGGATATCTTCACGATCACTATCAGAATGAAATTAAAATGGAAGATCTGGCTGATATCGCTTTGCTTTCCACACGAACGCTGGAGCGCATCTTTAAAAAGGAAACCGGGCTCACCTTAAGCAAATATCAGCAAATGCTCAGAATTATTAAAAGCCTTGAGTTTCTCAGCTCAAATGATCTCACTATTTCAGAAACAGCTTATAAAGTAGGATATAAAAGTGTACAGGCATATACCAGAAGCTTTCAGTCTGTGATGCAGTTCAGACCAACCGATTTTATGAAAAACATGAAATAATTTTTCACACTGAAAAGTGATTTATTATATAGTTGTTTTATTGCTACGTATTTATTTAAGGGCAATATCGAAAAACGCAATATAACATATTTCACACTTTATTAATTTTTCCATATCGGTATCAAATAATCAATTATGACCCCATAAAAAATAAAAAGGCCCCCTAGAATGGAGACCTTAAAAAAACACAAATGATGAAAAAAATTATTTCGATTCACAAATATAAGTAAAAATTATATTATGCAAAGCACTATAAGTGTATTTTTTTTAAATATTATTTATTTTAATTAAAAATGGCTATCCGCTAATTGATCTGATGTTTTTTTAAGATTATGAAATTCGACCATACAGAGTATACAGGTCCGGAAATCTCATTTAAAAAGGTTGATAAAAGGAAAAAACATGAGCTAAAATATATTTTGTATTCCCCTAAAATGTAATGAAATAGTCCGGAGGAATAACATAAACAGATAGAAGTCCGTTCTTTTGAATTCACTTTTTTCAGATTTTGTCTTCGTTTACTGGAAATTCTTATGTGATTGTGGTCATAAAATAATCTTTTCTGTTTTTATTAATTTGTATAAAACTGATTGTATGAAACCGAAGCATATTAAAGGCGTTCCCCCACAAAAATCCGGTGGTTTTCATGATACTGAAAGCAGGAAACAGTTTGACCAGGCACTTATTCCCCTGAAATTTGAAATACTGCAAAAACGATTTTTTCAGATCAATAAATGGAAAAGCTACTGTGGAGAGGCGTTTGCAGAGTTTAAACTCCATGACAGCGAAGGCAATCCTATTGACCGTGAACCTCAAAAAGGTGACTTTGTCCGAATCAATATTCCGGGACCGGGAGAAACCGAAGCGAAAGGGTATGACTGGGTAGAAATTACGGATATCTGTTTCTATCAGGATAGTATTTCGGAAAGTATCATGATGACCTGCAGACCATCCGGGAATCCTCAACAAAAAAACAATCGCCATATTGCCCATTTCTATAGTTCCAGGGCGACTTCTACCTTTATGATTTATAAAAGCCCGACCCATTTAAAAACAGCTGTTTACGGAAGAAATGAATCTCCAAATTTTAATGCAAAATGGTTTGACGTGATCAGGAATTTTTTCGTTGCTGCAGGAGGGATGATGGGAATTGCCAAAATCCAGTGGAAGCAGCTCACTGATGGTTTCCTGGATTTTGAATAAATAAAGTAGGCTACCGCAACAGATAAATATATCAAAAACATTGACTAATACACCATTAATCGTACATTTGTCAATGACTGATATATACACATGGAAGAACGCTTAGTCTCATATATTACAAGTAAAATATCGGTAACAGAAACAGAGCTGTGTACCATACTTTCTTATTTTAAACCCATTCAATTAAAAAAGAATGAAATGCTGCTCACTAACGGACAGTCGAGCCAGAGAACGTTCTTTGTAACTTCCGGTTGCCTCAGGATCTTCTTTATCAACGAAGATGGTCAGGATTCTACCAGATATTTTGCCTTTGAGAACCAGTTTGCTACCGCTCTGGTGAGCTTTATTACCTCCGAACCTTCGGAAGAGTTTATCCAGGCAGTGGAAGATACTGAGGTCTATTATATAAGTCACAGCAACTTCTATCACTTGCTGGATATCATTCCTCAATGGGAAAAATTCTACAGGATATATCTTGAAATCGCTTATGTCACCAACACCAAGCGTCTCATGTCATTCCTGGTTCAGGATGCTCTGGAAAAATACCGTCAGTTGCTCAGTGAAAACCCCGTTATTGTCCGCAGATTATCCAACAAAATGGTAGCTTCTTACCTTAATATTTCTCAGGAAACGCTAAGCAGGCTGAAATCGAAACTGTAAACAGAGATGTGTTTTTTTTTTTTTAAAAAGGATAAGTTATGCTGAATTAAAGCAAAAAGTTAAGACCATCAAACTCTGTTGTTAGCCCTCTCAAACCCTTTATTTAAAGGAAAATTAATCTTTAATAGTTTTTTAAAAAAATTTTCGCCTTATATTTGCCGCAATGTTAAAATGGTTTTCCATATTATGCTCAATGATGTATGTACTGGCTACCACCAATGCGGGGGAAGTCTTCAAAGTGCCTATGTTTGTTGAACATTATATCGAATACCACGGAAGTTTATCAGAATTTGTGATGGAGCATTATGACAATCACAAAAAGGACTCTGACTGGGATACCGATCAAAAATTACCATTTATCAATCCACCTATTGTACTAACGGTACATGCCCAGCTTCCCGAACTTGATTTTGAGATTAAAAAACCTAAAGAAATTGCCATTCCACAGAAAAGCAGTATCTATCAGGAAAAGGATTTTTCCAACCTTTACCTTTCCCGGATTTTCCAGCCTCCACGGCTTTCCTAATTGATTACCAGATTGAAAATTAATGCTTTAAACAACTCATTAAAGCAGTAGATTCTTGTTACATATCAACTAACCCGCTGTCGTTTATAAACTTTAGCCAAAAGTTTCATCCATTGTTACAGCACTGAGCTTTGGCTTATCTTAATGGTAAAAACTTTTTTATAAAGTGGTAAAAATATTTCTGTAAACTATTCCGGGTTATCAATTAATTATTTTTTCATGTTAAATAAAATCATTGAGTTTTCTGTAAAGAATAAGCTCATCGTTGCCTTATTTACAATAGGTTTGGTAGTGTTTGGGGTCTATGAAACTACCCAGCTACCTATTGATGCTCAACCGGATATTACCAATAATCAGGTTCAGATTATTACCACGGCACCTTCTTACGGGGCGGCAGATATAGAACGCCTTGTCACATTTCCCATAGAACAGGCTACCAGCAATATCAGTGGAATCACCGAGCTTCGGAGTCTTTCAAGGTTCGGATTATCTCTGGTGACCGTTGTTTTTGACGATAATACCGATGTATACTGGGCCCGTCAGCAGGTTCAGGAACGACTGCAATTGGTACAGGACAATATTCCCGAAGGAATAGGAAAGCCTGAACTGGGGCCTGTTTCTACCGGATTAGGAGAAATCTTTCAATATGTCGTAAGAGCCAAAAAAGGTTATGAAAATGTATATGACGAAACTGAACTCAGAACTATACAGGATTGGGTCGTCAGAAGACAGCTGCTAGGCACAAAAGGAGTCGCAGATGTCAGCAGTTTTGGCGGAAAATTAAAACAGTATGAAATTGCCATCAATCCTAACCAGCTACAGGCTTTCAACATCAATATCAATGATGTCTTTGCGGCGCTGGAAAAGAATAATCAAAATACTGGAGGCGCTTATATTGAAAAGAAAGAAACTGTTCTTTTCATCAGAAGTGAAGGCCTTTTAGGAAGTACGGAAGACATCGGAAATATTCAGGTAGCAGATACCAGAGAAG encodes the following:
- a CDS encoding helix-turn-helix transcriptional regulator, whose translation is MNANDSIAIDELKKPYFVWFEENWIHDNILHQHQKGQLVYVESGFQYITIEEKKYLLPQNHAAWIPPNAIHKTNSHSEKIKLMIMFAEVDSKEPFFQEVNVFSVPPVLKEMIKYSEKWSKLMTKDHHETVFLQALFNELPRFAEYSLKLHIILPKDKRLTHVIGYLHDHYQNEIKMEDLADIALLSTRTLERIFKKETGLTLSKYQQMLRIIKSLEFLSSNDLTISETAYKVGYKSVQAYTRSFQSVMQFRPTDFMKNMK
- a CDS encoding Crp/Fnr family transcriptional regulator; protein product: MEERLVSYITSKISVTETELCTILSYFKPIQLKKNEMLLTNGQSSQRTFFVTSGCLRIFFINEDGQDSTRYFAFENQFATALVSFITSEPSEEFIQAVEDTEVYYISHSNFYHLLDIIPQWEKFYRIYLEIAYVTNTKRLMSFLVQDALEKYRQLLSENPVIVRRLSNKMVASYLNISQETLSRLKSKL